Proteins from one Prinia subflava isolate CZ2003 ecotype Zambia chromosome 4, Cam_Psub_1.2, whole genome shotgun sequence genomic window:
- the LOC134549392 gene encoding uncharacterized protein LOC134549392 codes for MQTVRFLTVIASLLIASQAWIVPQPATNVWTMLAQSLGQDHICLNQASASDPISSCLVGIPFEKHELPEKLLYYARRISKVAPRGHAFITWRNFFFHLENLKEEPQELELLGSAKAPYCVHFLNSANALNPRTKHFVQANSLYHARSWCRGITKGILPPQIYDHPKRLPKGVFFICGTHAWAGIPSHLSGGPCTLGKLGLFSPNKTQIMNWKQKENGAQKSAIAKRDLRNLDPNCDSEIVHWSKSKGIAVTIFAPWVSIAKNMGELAHLECWVAKQSKITSNALYNLLQDGEVTRQATLQNRAAIDYLLLLHGHTCEEFEGLCCFNLSSRAEDTKQILRQMQDMVGQIKTETSDWLSNIFKGWGLSGWVGSILRTILLFVFIIFIVLVAFGIIRRMIFKLISSTTTSPSPEINHTAVSADVEEAEFEDSEEELEGYEEPEGPCRLPHDQWPTQQSYFAECYPESEYLPDPPRFFSS; via the coding sequence ATGCAGACTGTGCGGTTCCTCACCGTGATTGCCAGCCTTCTGATAGCCAGCCAAGCCTGGATTGTGCCGCAGCCCGCTACAAACGTGTGGACTATGCTGGCGCAATCTCTGGGTCAAGACCATATCTGCCTGAACCAGGCCAGTGCCTCGGACCCGATTTCttcctgcctcgtggggatcccttTTGAAAAACACGAATTGCCCGAGAAGTTATTGTATTACGCCCGCCGCATAAGTAAGGTAGCTCCTCGGGGTCACGCCTTTATTACCTGgagaaattttttctttcatttagaaaatttaaaagaagaaccccaggagctggagctccttGGTTCGGCCAAAGCCCCGTATTGTGTTCATTTCCTCAATTCGGCAAATGCTCTTAATCCCAGAACTAAGCACTTTGTCCAGGCCAATTCGTTGTACCATGCCAGATCATGGTGCCGGGGAATCACTAAAGGAATACTTCCCCCCCAAATTTATGACCACCCTAAAAGACTACCAAAAggagtttttttcatttgcGGGACCCATGCTTGGGCAGGCATCCCCTCCCATCTTTCAGGAGGTCCGTGCACCTTAGGGAAATTGGGACTGTTCTCgcccaacaaaacccaaattatgaattggaaacaaaaggaaaatggtGCACAAAAATCGGCTATCGCTAAAAGAGACCTGAGGAATTTGGACCCGAACTGCGATTCAGAAATTGTACATTGGAGCAAATCTAAAGGAATCGCAGTCACTATTTTTGCCCCCTGGGTTTCCATTGCAAAAAATATGGGGGAATTGGCTCATTTAGAATGTTGGGTGGCCAAACAGTCAAAGATAACTTCCAATGCCCTATATAATCTCCTGCAAGATGGGGAAGTAACGAGGCAGGCCACCCTTCAAAATCGGGCGGCCATAGACTACCTCTTGCTCCTCCACGGGCATAcctgtgaggagtttgagggtctatgtTGCTTCAACCTATCAAGTCGGGCCGAGGACACCAAACAGATCTTGAGACAAATGCAAGACATGGTCGGGCAGATAAAGACGGAGACATCAGACTGGTTGAGTAATATCTTCAAGGGCTGGGGGCTGTCGGGATGGGTAGGATCCATCCTAAGAaccattttattatttgtgttcattattttcattgtcCTCGTGGCCTTCGGAATAATTAGGAGAATGATTTTTAAGTTGATTTCCAGCACCACAACTTCCCCATCTCCGGAGATCAATCATACAGCAGTGTCGGCTGACGTCGAGGAAGCGGAATTTGAAGATTccgaggaggagctggaggggtaTGAGGAACCGGAGGGCCCATGTCGTCTGCCCCATGACCAATGGCCTACCCAGCAGTCGTACTTTGCTGAATGCTACCCGGAATCTGAGTATCTTCCCGACCCACCGcgatttttttcctcttaa